The following DNA comes from Sulfurimonas hongkongensis.
TTCCACTGATTTATTGATAAGCTTGAGTCTCATTTTATAAAATTAAGGAGCAAAATATGTCACAAACAGCATGGCTTAGTAAAAGACTTGATAGTGGAAAAATTTTGTGTCAGGCATGTGCGCATGTATGTAAGCTTGATGAGGGTGAGTATGGTATCTGTGGAGTAAGGCGAGTCATTGATGGCGAGCTTAAACTTCTTGTTTATGGACTAGCTGCTGCGGTAAATATTGACCCAGTAGAGAAAAAGCCGATGTTTCACTTTTTGCCAAAGAGTAGAGTTTTTTCAGTGGGAACGGTAGGCTGTAATCTCTCCTGTCAATTTTGTCAAAATTTCGATATATCACAATACCCAAAAGAGCATGCCAATAGGATAGTAGGTCGTGAGTTTCCACCTCAAAAAATCGTTGAAGCCGCACTTGAGAATGGTTGCGAATCAATCGCCTACACCTATAACGAGCCGATAGTCTTCTTTGAATATACCTATGATACAGCAAAGCTTGCACATGAAAAGGGTATAAAAAATATCTATGTCACTAGTGGTTATGAGACGAAAAAGGCGATAGATTTGCTTGAACCATACATAGATGGAATGAACATAGACATAAAAGCTTTTAGGGAGGAGTTTTACCAAGAGATTTGTGGCGCAAGGCTAAAGCCTGTGCTTGAAGCGGTAAAGTATGCTCATGAAAAAGGGATTTGGATAGAGATAACGACACTTTTAATCCCGGGCAAAAATGATTCTGATGAAGAGATAAGAGATATAGCAAAGTTTATAGCATCTCTTGACACATCTATACCGTGGCATCTCTCGGCGTTTCATCCAACCTATAAGATGCTAGATATCCCTCGCACTCCAGAGTCAACTCTGCTTCGTGCCTATAAAATAGGTCAAGAAGAGGGGCTAAAGTATCTCTACATCGGCAATGTTGATAATGGGGATTATGAATCTACATATTGTCCAAGTTGTAAACATAGAGTTATTGATAGAAGTGGTAATATTGGACAATTTGTAACAAATGAACTTGACGAGAATGGCAAGTGCCCATATTGCGGTTACTCCCTAGAGGGAGTGTGGCATTAGTCTTTGATGTCTTTTTCTTGCACCCTGTCTCTTATCTTTGAGACTAAGATATAAAAAAGAGGGATAAAGAGTATTGCTAGGAATGTTGCTGCAAGCATTCCACCGATGACTCCTGTTCCTATGGAGTGACGACTCGCTGCTCCTGCACCACTGCTTATTGCTAAAGGAATAACCCCTATAGTAAAGGCCAAAGAGGTCATAATGATAGGACGCAGACGAATCTTTGCCGCTTCTAAAACAGCTTCAACGAGCTTCATCCCTTGCTTTCTTTTTTGCATCGCAAACTCAACAATTAAGATTGCATTTTTAGCACTTAAGCCTGCAAGGACGAGTACCCCTATTTGGAAGTAGATATCATTTTCAAGTCCTCTTAGGTGGTTTGCAACAACAGCTCCAAAAATAGCAAATGGAACAGAGAGTATAACCGCTATTGGCATAAGCCATCTCTCATACTGTGCCGCTAAGATTAGGTATAAAAATAAGATTCCAAAGATAAATGCTAGATTTCCAGCGCTTGATATCTGTTTTTCTTGGTACGCAGTCCCTATCCAACTAATACTATAGCCATCTGGAAGAACTTCGTTTGAGACCTCTTCTATAACCCTTAGTGCATCTCCAGAGCTATGTCCTAGAGTTGCTTGTCCTGAGACTTTTGCAGCGTTAAAGAGGTTAAATCTCTCTACCAAATCAGCACCAAAACTTTGCTCTAGTGTAACAAGAGAGCTAAGAGCTATCATCTCTCCTTTTTCACTTCTTACAAAGATTTTTTCTAAATCTTCAGGTTTTTTTCTAAAAGACTCTTTAGCCTGCATATTTACCATATAGGTTCTACCTAAGAGATTAAAATCATTTACATAAAAACTTCCAAAAGTTGCATTGATTGTTTGGTAAATCTCATCAATATTGACACCTTTTGCTTTTGCTTTTGCGGTATCTACCTCTATTTTGTATTTAGGGATAGAGGTATTTAGTGTAGTTCTAACTCCCATAAGTTCAGGTCTTGCATTTGCCTTTTGGATAATTTCATTAACGTACTTTTGTAGCTCTTGTAGATCTGCACCAGTTTTATTTTGAACATACATCTCAAACCCGCCAGATATTCCCATCCCTCTAATTGGAGGAGGAACAATACCAAAAGAGAAACCATCACTAGTTTGAGAGAGTTCTTTACTTATGTTTGATGCAATATAGGCTGCACTTTGAGTTGGACCTTCTCTTTGATCCCAATCTTGAAGCTTTAAAATAGTAGCTGATGCATTTGTCCTATTGGAAAATGTTGAAAAATCAATCCCCATAAACTGAACTATATTTTTTATATTTTGTTCATCTTTAGAAGCTATATCGTATATCTCCTCAGCTAGCGCTTCTGTTCTGCTAAGTGAAGCTGCGGGAGGATTGTAGCTAAATACAAAAACTGTCCCTTTATCTTCGATGGGAACAAGCCCTGTTTTTAGACTCGTAAACATGTCAAATGTTATATATATAAGTCCACCAAAAAGTAACATACTCAAAAATGCGTAACGGATAGTTAGCTTTAGGGCATTTGAATAACCTCTTGTAGCACTCTCAAAAAAGTTGTTAAACCATTTGAAAAAATATTTTGGCTCTTTATGTGTTGGTTTTAAAACCAAAGCACACAGCGCAGGTGTTAGAGTAAGTGCAACTAGTCCTGAAATAGCTAAAGAGATAACGATGGTAACAGCAAACTGTCTATACATCTCTCCACTAAGTCCGCCTAAAAAAGCAACAGGAAGAAAAACAGCTGAGAGCACTAAAACGATGGCAATTAGGGCACCGGAGACCTCTTGCATAGCTTTTATGGAAGCATCTTTTGGGGTGAGCCCCTCTTTTATATGCCTCTCAACATTTTCTATAACAATGATGGCATCATCAACAACTATTCCGATGGCCAAAACAAGCCCAAAAAGTGTAAGCAAGTTAATGCTAAAGCCAAGTACATACATACCAGCAAAAGCACCGATTATAGATACGGGGACGGCTAAAAGAGGTATTAGTGTAGCTCTAATATTTTGTAAAAACAAAAATATTATAAGTGCGACTAAGATAATAGCTTCTATAAAAGTTTTAATAACCTCATTTATAGAGATTTCGACAAAGTCGGTAATATCATAAGGAATATTATAGTCCATATCTTCAACAAAATCTTTACTTATAGAGTCTATAACTTTGCGAACCTCTGATGCGGTCTCTATCGCATTTGCCCCACTTTGCAAAAATATCGCAATTGGCACAGCAGGAGAGTTGTTGAGCTTGTTCTCTCTATCATAGGTTTGAGCTCCAAGCTCTATTGTCGCTACATCTTTAAGCTTTAGCGAACTTCCATCTTCATTGGCTTTTATAATAATTTCAGAAAACTGCGATGGTTGTTTAAGTCTTTGAGGTGTCTCTATGGTGTAAGTAAACATCTCTTTATTTGAAATAGGGTCTGCTGAGAGTTTTCCTGCAGCATATTGTTCATTTTGCTCTCTTATGGAGACGACTAAGTCATTAACAGTTAGAGAGTATTTTTTAAGTTTTGAAGGATCTATCCAGATTCTCATTGAGTAATCTTTTGCACCAAAGATAACTACATCACCAATTCCCTTAACCCTTTTTAAATCATCTACAATATTTAAAAGAGCATAGTTAGATAAAAAGCTAACATCTCTAGTCTGTTTTGGTGAGTGTAGTATTATAACTTGAAGCATATCTGGCGATCTCTCGTATACTCTAACACCCTGTCTTTGAACCTGCTCAGGAAGTCTTGAAAGAGCTGCTTGGACACGATTGTTTACATCTATCTTTGCATCATCAGGATTTGTTCCAACTTCAAAAAATATACTAATAGTAAGCGTACCGTTATCCGCAGAGATTGAGTTCATATAGAGCATATCTTTAGCGCCGTTTATCTGCTCTTCAAGAGGAGCTGCAACTGTTTTTGAGATAGTCTCTGCACTAGCTCCCTGATAAGTAGCACTTACTACAATTTGTGGTGGGATAACTCTAGGATACTCTCCAATAGGAAGAGTACGCATAGCAATAACACCAGCTAAAACGATAAGTATTGATATAACAGAAGCAAAAACAGGTCTTTTTATAAAAAAGTTAGAAAACATTTTAGTTACCTTTCACAATGGTAACTTTTGAGTTTGGTCTTAGTTTTGCGATATTACTTATAACTATGTTTTCACCCTCAAAGACACCTTTTTCAACATAAGCAATGCCATCTTGTACTTGCAAAGCATTGATAGGTCGCATTGAGACTGCTCCATCTTTTACAACATAAACAACTGTCGCATCTTGAGTTTTGATAAGAGCTTTTTGAGGGATTTTTGCAACACGATCATAACTGAGCCCATCTATCTCTATCTCTGCATAAGAACCTACTATTAACTCTCTATCTCTGTTTTGAAATTTTGCTCTAAACTTAAGAGTATCAGTCTGTGCATCCATTTTTGGCGATATAAAATCTATCTCTCCTGTATAAATTTTTGCATCAACGCTTAAGGTGACCTTTGAGCCATTTTTGATTTGAGAGATATACTTTGAGACATCACTACTAGGTAGTGAAAAATGAGCATATATAGGATCTTGTGCGGTAATTGTAACTAACATTGCGCTCTCCTCGCCAACCTCTACATAAGAGCCAATATCATTGAACCTCATTCCTGCTATACCGCTGATGGGTGCTTTTATAGTTGTATAATCAAACTTGATTTGGGCATTTTGGAGTACTGCCTTTGCTTTTGTCACCTCCGCTTTTGCATCTTCAAATGTGTAAAAAAGTTCATCACGCGTTACAGCAGAAATCGCATTGTTTTTAAAAAGATACTCATTACGCTCCCAGTCTTTTTGGGCTTTATTAAAATTTGCCTTGGCTTTTAAAAGAGATGCTTTTGCTTCATTTAAAGTTGCCGCATACTCATCTTTTTGTATCTCATAGAGGATATCACCCTTTTTTACATATGAACCCTCTTTAAAATTTTTACTCATAAGTAGTCCACTAACTCGTGCAACTATATCAACTTCATTGAATGCTTTAAGTAGGGTAGAGTAACTGTTTGATACAGGTGCTTTTTCAAATTTAACAGTATAGACTTCTACTGATAAAGGTGGCATATTAGCCGCTTTAGTAGTAACTGCCACACTTTTTTTCTCATCATTACAACCAACTAAAAACAGCGACAAAAGCACTGTTAAAATTACTAAATTTTTCATCTACAAAAACTCCTTAATATCTTTTCCACTAAAATAAATTAACTCTGCTTTTCTAATCTCAAGTTCGTAAATAGCTCTCTTACTATCTCTTTGTGCACTATACTTTTCGCTAAGTGCTGCAAGGTAGGCAACATTATCAATAGTTTTGTTTTTATACTTAAACTTTATAAGTTCATACGCCAAAGATGCAGCCTCGGCAACTGCTTGTGTTGACTTCACTTTTTCTTGTGCAATCAAGAGTGATTTTTTGGCCAATCGGTACTCAACATTTGCTTTGTCTTTTTCGTACTCTACCATTGATTTTTTACTCAAGTACTCTTGAAGTTTAGACTCATAAGCTTTAGTCTTAGCTCCAAAATCAAAAATATTCCAAGAGACATTTAGCATTGCGATATTTTGGTTCTCTACTAAAAAGCCACTCTTTAGTGAGTCGTTATCAAAGTAGTAGTCGCTGTGAGTAAAAGTATCATCTAGATAAACAAAAGGTCTATTTCCACTTTTTTCGATATTTGCTTCGTGTAGTATAGAAGTTGCTTCATACTCAAGAGCTTTTATATCTGCTCTTAAAGTCTCTTCTTGCTCTAACGGCAGTTTTATTGTGCTATCTCCATCTAGATGCTCGACTCTCTTTGATATGTAATACTCCAGAGTGTGGATTACTCTTTGGTTCTCTAGCTCTATGGCTTGAAGTAAAACTAGAGCATTTTTTAGTCTTGAGTCAATTTTGGCAACTTCGTCTTTTGTAATAGTTCCAGCTTCATAAAAAAACTCAACTCTCTTAAGCTCTTCTTTTAACTGCTCTATCTCTTGCTCAGTTGCTTCTTTATCAGCCTCAAGTCCAAAATACTCAAAATAGAGTCTAGTAACTTCAAGCGAGATGGAGTTTTTAGTCGCCTCAATTGTACTTTTACTAGAGTCTATAGATGACTCAATCTGCCTATACAAACTATTTTTTTTATCGCCATCATAAAGTGTATATCTTACAGATGCTTGAAATTTAAGTGTATTCTCTGCAACAGCTGGAGTCTCTTTGGAAGCATTCTGATAGTTAGCCCCTATATCTATGGTAGGAAGGTATGAGCTTTTAGAGCTCTCATAGAGTAGTTCTTTGGAAGTTAATGTATGCTGGGCTGACTTTACAACTTTGTTATTATGAGATAGCTCTAGTAGCTCATCTAGCGTGTAAGAGTATAGAAAAAGAGGCAAGCAAAGTATCGGTAAAAAAAATTTCAATTTCATTAGATCTTCTTTATAAATAATTTTGTGAGATGTTATCAAAAAAACTCTTAATTTTATCTTCCTAGAAAGGTAAACCTATTTTTAAACAGCCAATCCTTAACTGTTTATCTAAGAGAAATTTTATATTGTAGCATCTATGCTAAAAAAAGTTAATACTTGCAATCAAAAATCTCAACCCATAAGTCATCGTCCTCAAGAAGATTCCGCATCAAGTGCGGAATGACGGCGGGCGGGGTGCCATCCTGAACTCGGTTTATTGTCATCCTGAACTTGATTCACCGTCATCCTGAACTTGATTCACCGTCATCCTGAACTTGATTCACCGTCATCCTGAACTTGATCCGCCGTCATCCTGAACTTGATTCACCGTCATCCTGAACTTGATTCAGGATCTCATGGGATTCCTATTATATAGCTATACTAACCTCATTAACCTCTAGTCAAACTTGTTTTATGTACAATCCACCTCATGAAAAGAGAAATTGTAGCAAACACATTTACACCGACATATGATGAGCTTGAAGATAGATTGAGATTTGTGATAAATTATCAAGATATTCAAAACAGAGTTGATTTTATGATAACAAGAAGTTTTATCATAAATCTAATTTCTACTGCTGAGGAGTTTATAGCAAAACATTACTCCACTGCTGATTTTAAAAAAACTCTAATACAACACAATATAAAAAAACAAGAGAGCCAAGAAAAGCTAGAACATACAAAAAGTCAGCAGAGTCAAGAAGATAGAGTTTTATTAAAAACAGATAGTGCAAATCTTGAACTTCTAAGAACAGACGAAGAGCTTCTGCTAGAGGTTAAGTTCTTCTTTGATATAAACTCAAAACATACTACTTTAACATTTAATTCTAAAAACATTACAGCCAAAGCTGATTTAGATGGCTTTATGCTTATGCAAGTATTTCAAGTGATGAAATCTGCGATACCTTTTATAAAATGGGGAATATCTTACAATTTTTAAAGGATCTGAGTATGACTATGGCACTAATTTAAAACTAGTTAAATAGTGTCGGAGTCATTTAATAACCCCTTAAGTTTTATTTGCATACAATTCACTTTGAAAGTAAGTTCAAGGAATTGGTTTGGCACGAAAAGTTAGGATTTTTGTTAAAGATTCCCCGCAACATGTGATGCTAAAGAGTTTAGACAAACTTGCTCTTTTTAAAGACGAGTCAGACTATAGAGCATTTGTAGATATTTTAAAAGAGTCCAGTATAAACAGTGATTTGGCTATTCATGCTTATGTTTTGATGCCACATTTTTTTGAGTTTTTAGCCACTCCTTCAAAAGAAGATACTTTGTCAAAGTTTATGCAAAGTTTGGGTAGAAAATACGTCGGTTATTTTAACAAAAAGTATAACCGCACAGGAACTCTCTTCCAAGGTAGATATAAATCTTCATTGGTTGAAGATGAGAAATATCTTTTTGATGTGATGCTCCACATAGAAAGGCTTGCAC
Coding sequences within:
- the amrS gene encoding AmmeMemoRadiSam system radical SAM enzyme; this encodes MSQTAWLSKRLDSGKILCQACAHVCKLDEGEYGICGVRRVIDGELKLLVYGLAAAVNIDPVEKKPMFHFLPKSRVFSVGTVGCNLSCQFCQNFDISQYPKEHANRIVGREFPPQKIVEAALENGCESIAYTYNEPIVFFEYTYDTAKLAHEKGIKNIYVTSGYETKKAIDLLEPYIDGMNIDIKAFREEFYQEICGARLKPVLEAVKYAHEKGIWIEITTLLIPGKNDSDEEIRDIAKFIASLDTSIPWHLSAFHPTYKMLDIPRTPESTLLRAYKIGQEEGLKYLYIGNVDNGDYESTYCPSCKHRVIDRSGNIGQFVTNELDENGKCPYCGYSLEGVWH
- a CDS encoding efflux RND transporter permease subunit; translated protein: MFSNFFIKRPVFASVISILIVLAGVIAMRTLPIGEYPRVIPPQIVVSATYQGASAETISKTVAAPLEEQINGAKDMLYMNSISADNGTLTISIFFEVGTNPDDAKIDVNNRVQAALSRLPEQVQRQGVRVYERSPDMLQVIILHSPKQTRDVSFLSNYALLNIVDDLKRVKGIGDVVIFGAKDYSMRIWIDPSKLKKYSLTVNDLVVSIREQNEQYAAGKLSADPISNKEMFTYTIETPQRLKQPSQFSEIIIKANEDGSSLKLKDVATIELGAQTYDRENKLNNSPAVPIAIFLQSGANAIETASEVRKVIDSISKDFVEDMDYNIPYDITDFVEISINEVIKTFIEAIILVALIIFLFLQNIRATLIPLLAVPVSIIGAFAGMYVLGFSINLLTLFGLVLAIGIVVDDAIIVIENVERHIKEGLTPKDASIKAMQEVSGALIAIVLVLSAVFLPVAFLGGLSGEMYRQFAVTIVISLAISGLVALTLTPALCALVLKPTHKEPKYFFKWFNNFFESATRGYSNALKLTIRYAFLSMLLFGGLIYITFDMFTSLKTGLVPIEDKGTVFVFSYNPPAASLSRTEALAEEIYDIASKDEQNIKNIVQFMGIDFSTFSNRTNASATILKLQDWDQREGPTQSAAYIASNISKELSQTSDGFSFGIVPPPIRGMGISGGFEMYVQNKTGADLQELQKYVNEIIQKANARPELMGVRTTLNTSIPKYKIEVDTAKAKAKGVNIDEIYQTINATFGSFYVNDFNLLGRTYMVNMQAKESFRKKPEDLEKIFVRSEKGEMIALSSLVTLEQSFGADLVERFNLFNAAKVSGQATLGHSSGDALRVIEEVSNEVLPDGYSISWIGTAYQEKQISSAGNLAFIFGILFLYLILAAQYERWLMPIAVILSVPFAIFGAVVANHLRGLENDIYFQIGVLVLAGLSAKNAILIVEFAMQKRKQGMKLVEAVLEAAKIRLRPIIMTSLAFTIGVIPLAISSGAGAASRHSIGTGVIGGMLAATFLAILFIPLFYILVSKIRDRVQEKDIKD
- a CDS encoding efflux RND transporter periplasmic adaptor subunit; amino-acid sequence: MKNLVILTVLLSLFLVGCNDEKKSVAVTTKAANMPPLSVEVYTVKFEKAPVSNSYSTLLKAFNEVDIVARVSGLLMSKNFKEGSYVKKGDILYEIQKDEYAATLNEAKASLLKAKANFNKAQKDWERNEYLFKNNAISAVTRDELFYTFEDAKAEVTKAKAVLQNAQIKFDYTTIKAPISGIAGMRFNDIGSYVEVGEESAMLVTITAQDPIYAHFSLPSSDVSKYISQIKNGSKVTLSVDAKIYTGEIDFISPKMDAQTDTLKFRAKFQNRDRELIVGSYAEIEIDGLSYDRVAKIPQKALIKTQDATVVYVVKDGAVSMRPINALQVQDGIAYVEKGVFEGENIVISNIAKLRPNSKVTIVKGN
- a CDS encoding TolC family protein, producing MKLKFFLPILCLPLFLYSYTLDELLELSHNNKVVKSAQHTLTSKELLYESSKSSYLPTIDIGANYQNASKETPAVAENTLKFQASVRYTLYDGDKKNSLYRQIESSIDSSKSTIEATKNSISLEVTRLYFEYFGLEADKEATEQEIEQLKEELKRVEFFYEAGTITKDEVAKIDSRLKNALVLLQAIELENQRVIHTLEYYISKRVEHLDGDSTIKLPLEQEETLRADIKALEYEATSILHEANIEKSGNRPFVYLDDTFTHSDYYFDNDSLKSGFLVENQNIAMLNVSWNIFDFGAKTKAYESKLQEYLSKKSMVEYEKDKANVEYRLAKKSLLIAQEKVKSTQAVAEAASLAYELIKFKYKNKTIDNVAYLAALSEKYSAQRDSKRAIYELEIRKAELIYFSGKDIKEFL